A section of the Campylobacter concisus ATCC 51562 genome encodes:
- a CDS encoding DUF945 family protein — MKKVISALIVVIVVAIGAVYFASNEVEKNYQRIVNDLNNIKGFKISNNNYKKGFFGSKGSFDFSVSKDLFENIFGKNVNEDLVFKVENEISHTVLAFIDGFEIDSKISIQNDMIKNIIATFMGSNVIATTKTKVSLTGDKDVDIKFSNIEFNDKQKTAINTKDIKIGMTLDSKDSINSLKVEADKIALKDFSEYNKVDLNIEGFYIDSSYKEPVKFSKILESQLVPYLAKVKFKRVSFASNDISNILIDDFKYDSKFEISNDLGRSDDVIKIGIVAVDKVKYTDFVFDSKIANINVPVLNNVLDKLNNLNNEENYNVLAGLNFDEIIDQILEKNPSIKIDTLSLKKGDKALKLNLDAAVNGFKKGTNQSEIFDKLSLSGKISVDESLANFFDTLVPEVAFVEPTLISAGYFKEEDKKVISDFKYDPSKKDIIFNGKVGLQNFFMGF, encoded by the coding sequence ATGAAAAAGGTGATATCTGCTTTAATCGTAGTTATCGTGGTAGCCATTGGAGCGGTTTATTTTGCTTCAAATGAGGTAGAGAAAAACTATCAAAGGATAGTGAATGATCTAAACAATATTAAGGGCTTTAAAATTTCTAATAATAATTATAAAAAAGGATTTTTTGGCTCAAAAGGATCATTTGATTTTAGTGTTTCAAAAGATCTTTTTGAAAATATATTTGGTAAAAATGTAAATGAGGATTTGGTTTTTAAAGTAGAAAATGAAATTTCTCATACAGTGCTTGCTTTTATAGATGGCTTTGAGATAGACTCAAAAATTTCTATTCAAAACGATATGATTAAAAATATTATCGCAACATTCATGGGATCAAATGTCATTGCAACAACTAAAACAAAAGTTAGCTTAACTGGCGATAAAGATGTGGATATTAAATTTAGCAATATTGAATTTAATGATAAGCAAAAAACTGCCATTAATACAAAAGATATAAAGATTGGTATGACGCTTGATTCAAAAGATAGTATAAACAGCTTAAAGGTTGAAGCAGATAAGATTGCTTTGAAAGATTTTAGTGAGTACAACAAAGTTGATCTAAATATCGAAGGATTTTATATTGACTCAAGTTATAAAGAGCCGGTTAAGTTTTCAAAAATTTTAGAGAGTCAGCTTGTACCTTATTTGGCAAAAGTTAAATTTAAAAGGGTGTCTTTCGCATCTAATGATATAAGTAATATCTTGATAGATGACTTTAAGTATGATTCAAAATTTGAAATCTCAAATGATCTTGGAAGATCGGACGATGTTATAAAAATAGGTATAGTAGCAGTTGATAAAGTAAAATATACAGATTTTGTCTTTGATAGCAAAATCGCAAATATCAATGTGCCTGTATTAAATAATGTATTAGACAAGCTTAATAATTTAAATAATGAAGAAAATTATAATGTTTTAGCTGGATTAAATTTTGATGAGATAATAGATCAAATCTTAGAAAAGAATCCAAGCATAAAAATAGATACATTAAGCCTTAAAAAAGGAGATAAGGCTTTAAAGCTAAATTTGGATGCAGCGGTAAATGGCTTTAAAAAGGGAACAAATCAGTCAGAAATTTTTGATAAATTATCTCTTAGTGGAAAAATAAGCGTCGACGAAAGTCTAGCGAATTTTTTTGATACACTAGTGCCAGAAGTAGCTTTTGTTGAGCCTACTTTGATATCTGCTGGATATTTTAAAGAAGAGGACAAAAAAGTAATAAGCGATTTTAAATATGATCCAAGCAAAAAAGATATTATATTTAATGGAAAAGTTGGACTTCAAAATTTCTTTATGGGTTTTTAA
- a CDS encoding DedA family protein, which produces MQDIINSVSTYGYIVLFFYSLGGGMVALIAAGILSFAGKMDITLSIIVAAVANTIGDTLIFYVARFNKNSLMPYIKNHKRKLAYAGILAKKHGDKIIFIKKFIYGVKTLVPIALGLTKYSFYKFSIINLISSVLWAVIIGFASFKAGDYFVGASDYLGEHGYIMPLAMVCLLLGIWFFLQHITKRRKA; this is translated from the coding sequence ATGCAAGATATCATAAACTCAGTTTCAACATACGGCTATATTGTATTGTTTTTTTATAGCCTTGGTGGCGGTATGGTTGCATTAATCGCCGCTGGGATATTAAGCTTTGCAGGCAAAATGGACATCACTCTTAGCATAATTGTCGCTGCTGTGGCAAATACAATCGGTGACACGCTAATTTTTTATGTCGCAAGATTTAATAAAAACTCACTTATGCCTTATATCAAAAATCATAAAAGAAAGCTTGCTTATGCAGGAATTTTGGCCAAAAAACACGGTGATAAGATAATATTTATCAAAAAATTTATCTACGGAGTTAAAACTTTGGTTCCTATCGCGCTTGGACTTACGAAGTATTCATTTTATAAATTTAGTATTATAAATTTGATCTCGTCAGTACTTTGGGCGGTCATTATTGGGTTTGCCAGCTTTAAAGCGGGTGATTATTTTGTAGGTGCAAGCGACTATCTTGGCGAGCATGGATATATTATGCCTCTTGCTATGGTTTGTTTGTTGCTTGGAATTTGGTTTTTTTTACAACATATTACAAAAAGGAGAAAAGCATGA
- a CDS encoding lipid-binding SYLF domain-containing protein — protein sequence MKFLFSILLFFSLGFASEELVLDSANSFITTMRGARNAPIKELIEQSKATIIFPSVKKVGFVVGGMGGDGIMVVGNINSPSEILPVSISGGSIGIQLGYEDSSLVLFIFKDSIIHDIKDAKITLDTKLSVAFGDIGRNYSKVSDFKFSSDIYAYAANDGFFAGASFGGAVISAKEEILKQNGYAYEQLIASASKLLGD from the coding sequence ATGAAATTTCTTTTTTCAATTTTATTATTTTTCTCACTTGGCTTTGCCAGCGAGGAGCTCGTGCTGGACTCGGCAAACTCGTTTATAACAACGATGAGAGGCGCTAGAAACGCTCCTATAAAAGAGCTAATCGAGCAGTCAAAAGCGACGATCATCTTTCCAAGTGTTAAAAAGGTCGGTTTTGTAGTTGGTGGCATGGGCGGAGATGGCATCATGGTTGTTGGCAACATTAACTCGCCAAGTGAAATTTTACCAGTTAGCATAAGTGGCGGCAGTATCGGTATACAGCTTGGTTATGAAGATAGTTCACTTGTACTTTTTATATTTAAAGATAGCATTATCCACGATATTAAAGATGCCAAGATCACGCTTGATACAAAGCTATCAGTAGCTTTTGGTGATATTGGACGCAATTACAGTAAAGTAAGCGATTTTAAATTTTCAAGTGATATCTACGCATATGCCGCAAATGATGGGTTTTTTGCAGGAGCTAGCTTTGGTGGAGCAGTCATCAGTGCAAAGGAAGAAATTTTAAAGCAAAATGGCTATGCCTATGAACAGCTAATAGCCTCTGCATCTAAACTTTTAGGAGATTAA